From Planctomycetota bacterium, the proteins below share one genomic window:
- a CDS encoding glycoside hydrolase family 88 protein has product MRRGLLVLAVVVLTVGTISSVSRAQPMPLSRSDQQAFEAEAVRQTLRSVAEYQLKRYGPNPPTKDWLVGTFFSGMVAAHQATGDAWYREQAEQWSRRSEWDIRNPFDADDVCVGQTYLDLYFLDPQEEKIANLVEKLTPLFDQETLPPGEPHRWMKNERPFIGRHLWWWCDALYMAPPVYARLSVATGDPRFREQMHELFWDSTEFLYDPEERLYYRDLWRFPKDGSTSAKEFWSRGNGWVFAGLARTIPYLPEDDPRREDYLKLFEDMAYRVAELQQPDGLWRAWINQPDADGFEIKEASGTAFFVFGLAKGVNEGWLPREYFMPAIIRGWSGLNTCITPDGRLTHVQRVGSAPAPVRPWDSADYAIGGTLLAGSEVYKLAQSGAVPSNPELTGFLPRVVADDGAFTWYNDERAILAGPLLLVNYVKRDGRTAMSVFGDLHRTFSESTKAEVVLSSWAEKDDHNNGAMLWLGGKERRVLATYARHGGRSVNFGQRYLDFDKDGFNARPRVSDERSFDVVTTKRGLTYQNLIQLSDEGNGDGRIYNFFRGDNFNPAFVFSDDAAQTWSEPIQLIRAGSNSSQRPYVKYADNGTDRIDLFYSEAHPRAAKDNSLYHAYYQAGTFYKSDGTPIRTMAELRDNPLTIEDGTLLFDGSTESGRGWVWDLELNESSEPQAAFISSPSGDIGTDMRYWVATWRNGEWRVEGIGYAGSNLYPKEQHYAGGITLDPYDPNRVVVSADVHPGTGEPLPQRVYQLFKGHRDSDGTWTWDQLTFEPVHDQLRPFLVRGRPDTLVWFAGEYVWYGSYRTKVMASWGL; this is encoded by the coding sequence GGTCGGCACGTTCTTTAGCGGCATGGTTGCTGCGCACCAGGCGACGGGTGACGCGTGGTACCGGGAACAGGCCGAGCAGTGGTCGAGGCGGAGCGAGTGGGACATCCGGAACCCATTCGACGCCGACGACGTGTGCGTCGGCCAGACGTACCTCGATCTCTACTTCCTCGATCCGCAGGAGGAGAAGATCGCCAATCTGGTCGAGAAGCTCACGCCGCTGTTCGATCAGGAGACGCTTCCGCCCGGCGAGCCGCATCGGTGGATGAAGAACGAACGTCCGTTCATCGGCCGGCACCTCTGGTGGTGGTGCGACGCGCTGTACATGGCCCCGCCGGTCTACGCGCGTCTGTCAGTGGCAACGGGCGACCCGCGCTTCCGTGAACAGATGCACGAGCTTTTCTGGGACAGCACCGAGTTTCTCTACGATCCCGAGGAGCGGCTCTACTACCGCGATCTCTGGCGTTTTCCCAAAGACGGCAGCACGTCGGCGAAGGAGTTCTGGTCGCGCGGGAACGGCTGGGTCTTCGCCGGTCTGGCCCGCACGATCCCATATCTGCCCGAAGACGATCCGCGTCGCGAGGATTACCTCAAGCTGTTCGAAGACATGGCCTACCGGGTCGCCGAGCTTCAGCAGCCGGACGGCCTGTGGCGTGCGTGGATCAACCAGCCCGATGCCGACGGGTTCGAGATCAAGGAAGCTTCAGGAACGGCGTTCTTTGTCTTTGGCTTGGCCAAAGGCGTGAACGAAGGTTGGCTGCCTCGCGAGTACTTCATGCCGGCGATCATTCGCGGCTGGTCCGGACTCAACACGTGCATCACGCCTGACGGTCGGCTCACGCACGTGCAACGCGTCGGCAGTGCTCCTGCACCGGTCCGGCCGTGGGACAGTGCCGACTACGCGATCGGCGGAACGCTGCTCGCGGGTTCGGAGGTCTACAAGCTGGCCCAGTCAGGTGCGGTCCCGAGCAATCCGGAACTCACCGGCTTCCTGCCACGTGTCGTAGCCGACGATGGCGCGTTCACCTGGTACAACGATGAGCGGGCGATCCTGGCAGGACCGTTGCTGCTGGTGAACTACGTCAAGCGCGATGGCCGGACCGCGATGAGCGTCTTTGGCGATTTGCATCGCACGTTCTCCGAAAGCACCAAAGCCGAGGTCGTCCTGAGCTCGTGGGCGGAGAAAGACGACCACAACAACGGGGCCATGCTCTGGCTCGGCGGCAAGGAGCGGCGTGTGCTGGCGACCTACGCCCGGCATGGCGGACGGAGCGTCAACTTCGGGCAGCGCTACCTCGACTTCGACAAAGACGGCTTCAACGCAAGACCAAGGGTTTCCGACGAACGCAGCTTCGACGTCGTCACGACCAAGCGCGGGCTCACCTATCAAAATCTCATCCAGCTGAGCGACGAGGGCAACGGCGACGGACGAATCTACAACTTCTTCCGCGGGGACAACTTCAACCCGGCGTTTGTCTTCTCCGACGACGCGGCCCAGACGTGGAGCGAGCCAATCCAGCTCATCCGTGCCGGCAGCAACAGCAGCCAACGGCCGTACGTGAAGTACGCCGACAACGGCACTGATCGCATCGACCTGTTCTACAGCGAAGCCCACCCGCGGGCGGCGAAGGACAACAGTCTCTACCACGCTTACTACCAGGCTGGCACCTTCTACAAGTCCGATGGCACGCCCATCCGCACGATGGCCGAGCTGCGCGACAACCCGCTGACGATCGAGGACGGCACCCTGCTTTTCGATGGCAGCACAGAGTCCGGCCGAGGTTGGGTGTGGGATCTCGAACTCAACGAATCCAGCGAACCGCAGGCAGCGTTTATCTCATCGCCCAGCGGTGACATCGGCACCGACATGCGGTACTGGGTCGCGACGTGGCGGAACGGAGAATGGCGCGTCGAGGGAATCGGCTACGCGGGCAGCAACCTCTACCCGAAGGAACAGCACTACGCCGGCGGGATCACGCTCGATCCGTACGACCCGAACCGCGTCGTTGTCTCGGCCGACGTGCATCCGGGCACGGGCGAGCCTCTTCCACAGCGGGTCTACCAGCTCTTCAAGGGTCATCGCGACAGCGACGGCACCTGGACGTGGGATCAGCTCACGTTCGAACCAGTCCACGACCAACTACGACCGTTCCTTGTCCGCGGCCGACCCGACACGCTCGTCTGGTTCGCCGGCGAGTACGTCTGGTATGGCAGCTACCGCACCAAAGTGATGGCCAGCTGGGGTCTATAG